In a genomic window of Pedobacter sp. KBS0701:
- a CDS encoding S10 family peptidase, with amino-acid sequence MKFRFILTTFLCAGFFVHAQQTPKKSQSKETVTTTQVTVKDEPKSSSNERNIKVESSVITNHSVTIDGKAVPYKATTGTLPVWDEDGQPIAGLFYTYYERSDIQNRDKRPLVISFNGGPGSASVWMHIAYTGPVVLNIDDEGYPVQPYGYKENPYSILDVADIVYIDPVNTGYSRAVSKDIPTNKFFGVRADIKYLAEWINTFVTRNNRWASPKFLIGESYGTTRVSGLALELQNSQWMYLNGVILVSPTELGIERSGPVDAALRLPYFAATAWYHKALAADLQSKDLTAMLPEVESFTINELIPAISQGGMLSADKKKGIAVKMARYSGLSEKVILDYNLNVPTDFFWKELLRDKGFTVGRLDSRYRGIDKMGAGEAPDYNAELTSWLHSFTPAINMYIRNELNYKTDLKYNMFGSVYPWDKSGDQTGDNLRQAMAQNPYLHLLVQSGYYDGACDYFNAKYSIWQLDAAGKLQDRMSWEGYRSGHMMYLRKDDLKTANNHIRKFIKKALPKAGEAAKF; translated from the coding sequence ATGAAATTCAGATTTATACTTACCACCTTTTTGTGTGCAGGTTTTTTTGTACATGCACAACAAACGCCAAAAAAGAGTCAGTCAAAAGAAACGGTAACCACCACACAGGTTACCGTTAAAGATGAACCCAAATCATCATCAAACGAAAGAAACATAAAAGTAGAAAGCTCGGTAATCACCAATCATTCAGTAACGATTGATGGAAAAGCCGTTCCATATAAAGCCACTACTGGTACATTACCGGTTTGGGACGAAGACGGGCAACCCATAGCCGGTTTGTTTTATACCTATTATGAACGCAGCGATATACAAAACCGCGATAAAAGACCCTTGGTAATTTCTTTTAACGGTGGACCAGGTTCTGCTTCGGTTTGGATGCACATTGCCTATACCGGTCCGGTAGTGCTGAATATTGATGATGAAGGTTATCCTGTACAGCCTTACGGTTATAAAGAAAATCCATATTCTATTTTAGATGTGGCAGATATTGTATACATCGATCCGGTTAACACAGGCTATTCCAGAGCGGTGAGCAAAGATATTCCAACCAATAAATTCTTTGGGGTAAGGGCCGATATTAAATACCTGGCCGAGTGGATCAATACTTTTGTAACCCGGAATAACCGATGGGCTTCGCCAAAGTTTTTAATCGGCGAAAGTTACGGTACCACCCGTGTCTCAGGCTTAGCTTTAGAACTGCAAAACAGTCAATGGATGTATTTAAACGGTGTGATATTGGTTTCGCCAACCGAACTCGGTATTGAGCGTAGCGGCCCTGTTGATGCAGCTTTGCGCTTACCGTATTTCGCTGCTACTGCATGGTACCATAAAGCTTTGGCAGCCGATTTACAAAGCAAAGATTTAACCGCCATGCTCCCTGAAGTAGAAAGTTTTACCATTAATGAGCTGATTCCGGCCATTTCGCAGGGAGGAATGTTGAGTGCTGATAAAAAGAAAGGCATTGCCGTAAAAATGGCACGTTACTCAGGTCTTTCAGAAAAAGTAATTTTAGATTATAACCTTAATGTACCAACCGATTTCTTTTGGAAAGAACTATTAAGAGATAAAGGGTTTACTGTTGGGAGGTTAGATTCGCGCTATCGTGGCATAGATAAAATGGGTGCCGGAGAAGCGCCTGATTATAATGCAGAACTAACTTCCTGGTTGCATTCTTTTACACCAGCTATCAATATGTACATCCGCAACGAGCTGAATTATAAAACCGATTTGAAATACAATATGTTCGGTTCAGTTTATCCATGGGATAAATCCGGAGATCAGACCGGAGATAATCTCCGCCAGGCGATGGCACAAAACCCGTATCTACATTTATTGGTGCAATCGGGCTATTACGATGGAGCCTGCGATTATTTTAATGCCAAATACAGTATATGGCAGTTAGATGCAGCTGGTAAATTGCAAGACCGTATGAGCTGGGAAGGTTACCGTAGCGGACACATGATGTATTTACGTAAGGATGATCTGAAAACGGCCAATAACCATATCCGTAAGTTTATCAAAAAAGCATTGCCAAAAGCAGGCGAGGCCGCTAAGTTCTA